From Corynebacterium sp. BD556, the proteins below share one genomic window:
- a CDS encoding IS3 family transposase (programmed frameshift), which translates to MPRKTYTEQFKRDAVTLYESTPGATINAIASDLGVNRNSLRTWLDAFGTGTKTNANGEKVASPIAAANSERTPAQGLSDAERIRMLERENATLREEREILRKAAKYFAEGDELVNRFQFVDDHRDFYEVKRLCEVLKINRSSYYKWKSAAPARRRRLVADAALGARIKAVFTAENGCYGAKRITAAINSDPTSDDRLNHKRTARLMRQMELFGYTKKRRVKTTVSAKRAPTFPDLLARRFTAEKPNTVYVGDITYLPIADGSNMYLATVIDCYSRQLTGFAIAVHMRTELVEEALMMAYGIRGGLDGAIFHSDHGSVYTSDRYRRLCERLGVTQSMGAIGTSADNSLAESFNATLKREVLQDAPVFASQLVCRRDVFQWCSRYNTKRLHSRCGYRSPNAFESSETAILKTASD; encoded by the exons ATGCCACGCAAGACCTACACCGAGCAGTTCAAGCGTGACGCAGTGACGTTGTACGAGTCGACCCCTGGAGCCACGATCAACGCGATCGCCTCCGATCTCGGGGTCAACCGCAACTCCCTGCGCACCTGGCTCGACGCCTTCGGCACCGGCACCAAAACCAACGCCAACGGTGAAAAAGTCGCCAGCCCGATCGCCGCAGCCAACAGCGAACGTACTCCTGCTCAAGGACTCTCCGATGCCGAACGCATCCGCATGCTGGAACGCGAAAACGCCACGCTACGGGAAGAACGAGAGATCCTGCGCAAGGCGGCCAAATATTTCGCGGAAG GAGACGAACTGGTGAACCGCTTTCAGTTCGTTGATGACCACCGAGACTTCTACGAGGTCAAGCGGTTATGTGAGGTCCTGAAGATCAACCGGTCCTCCTACTACAAGTGGAAATCTGCTGCTCCTGCCCGCCGGCGACGCCTCGTCGCTGACGCGGCGCTGGGAGCGAGGATCAAGGCCGTGTTCACAGCTGAGAACGGCTGTTACGGGGCGAAACGCATCACAGCGGCCATCAACTCGGATCCGACCAGCGATGATCGCCTCAATCACAAGCGCACCGCCAGGCTGATGCGCCAGATGGAATTGTTCGGCTACACCAAGAAACGCCGCGTAAAGACCACGGTGTCTGCGAAACGCGCTCCGACGTTTCCGGATCTGCTCGCACGCCGTTTCACCGCGGAGAAACCAAACACGGTCTACGTCGGCGATATCACCTACCTCCCGATTGCAGATGGGTCGAATATGTACCTGGCGACGGTCATCGACTGCTACTCGCGGCAGTTGACCGGTTTCGCGATCGCCGTCCACATGCGTACGGAGTTAGTTGAAGAGGCTTTGATGATGGCTTACGGGATCCGTGGCGGGCTTGACGGAGCGATTTTCCACTCCGATCATGGCAGTGTATACACCTCTGATCGGTACCGAAGACTATGTGAACGTCTCGGTGTTACCCAATCGATGGGAGCAATTGGTACCAGCGCGGATAATTCTCTGGCGGAGTCGTTCAACGCCACGTTGAAACGGGAAGTCCTTCAAGATGCACCTGTTTTCGCCAGTCAGCTGGTGTGTCGCCGGGACGTGTTCCAATGGTGCAGTCGCTACAACACCAAACGCCTGCACTCGAGGTGCGGCTATCGTTCGCCGAACGCCTTTGAATCTTCCGAAACAGCTATACTCAAAACCGCATCTGATTAA